The Streptomyces sp. 11x1 genomic sequence GCGGCCCTCAGACGGTGACGGCCTTCAGACGGTGACGGCCCTCATACGGTGACGACCCGTATCCCGGCCTCCTCGAAGCGGCGCACCGTCGCGGGCGCGGCGGCCGAGTCCGTGACCAGCGTGTCCACGGCCTCCGTCGCACAGATCCAGGCGAAGGCCCGCCGACCCAGCTTGCTGGAGTCGGCCGCGACGACGACCCGCTCGGCACGCTCGCACAGCAGCCGGTTGACGGCGGCCTCCGCCTCGTCGTGCGCGGCCGCACCATGGGACACGTCGAGGGCGACGACACCGAGCACGGCCATGTCCAGGGTGATCCGGTCCAGCACCCCGTCGGCGAGCGGGCCCACGAGCTCGTACGACTGGGCGCGGGCCACCCCGCCCGTCACCACGATCTTGAACTGGGGGCGCACCGCCAGCTCGCTCGCGATGTTGAGCGCGTTCGTGACGACGGTCAGCGCGGGCGCGCCGGACGCCAGATCGCCCCGCACGGCCAGGGCCCGCGCCACCTCCGTGGTCGTCGTGCCACCGGTCAGCCCCACCGCCTCGCCGGGCGCGACGAGATCCGCCACCGCCTTCGCGATGCGCTGCTTCTCGGTGGCACGCCGGGCCGTCTTGTAGCGCAGCGGCAGCTCGTACGAGACGCCGTGCACGACCGCCCCGCCCCGGGTGCGCACGAGCATCTGCTGCTCCGCGAGCCCGTCGAGGTCACGCCGGATGGTCGCGGCGGACACCCCCAGCTCGGCGGCCGCCTCCTCGACGTCCAGCCGCCCCCGTTCGACGAGCAGTTCGAGCAGTGTCTGCCAGCGTTCGTCGCGGGACATCCGTCTCCTCGTGCTTGAAGATGCTCGAAAGATGACTCTATCGTGCAGAAGTAAGCATGAGCCTCGCGTATCCAGGGGAGGGTTCCCGCATGACCCATGTCGAGGACGAGCTTCACAGCCAGCCCGAGTGCTGGGCCCGCGTCGCCGCCGACGCGCCCGGACACGCCGAGGCCCTGCCGGCACCGGGGGAGCGGGTGGCGCTCGTCGGCTGCGGAACCTCGTACTTCATGGCGCGGGCCGCCGCCGGCTTGCGCGAGCGGGCCGGGCAGGGCGAGACCGACGCCTTTCCGGCCTCGGAGTTCCCCCGCGGGCGGGCCTACGACCGCGTCGTCGCCCTCACCCGCTCGGGCACCACCACCGAGGTGCTGGACCTGCTGGGTGCGCTGCGCGGCCGTACCCGCACCACGGCGGTCACCGCCGACCCGGACACCCCCGCCATGACGGCCGCGGACGACCTGGTCGTGCTGGACTTCGCCGACGAGAAGTCCGTGGTCCAGACCCGCTTCGCCACCACCGCCCTCACCCTCCTGCGCGCCCACCTCGGCCTGCACCCCGAGGCCGCCGTCGCCGACGCGCGTGCCGCGCTGGAGGCGCCGCTGCCCGAAGGGCTTGTCGACAGCGCCCAGTTCACCTTCCTCGGCCGGGGCTGGACCGTGGGCCTCGCCCACGAGGCCGCCCTGAAGATGCGCGAGGCCGCCCTGGCGTGGAGCGAGGCCTACCCGGCGATGGAGTACCGGCACGGCCCCATCAGCATCACCACCCGCTCCACGGTGACCTGGATGTTCGGCGAGGCGCCCGACGGCCTGGCCGCGCAGGTGCGGGAGACCGGCGCGACCTGGGTGGCCGGCGGGCTGGATCCGCTGGCCGAACTGGTCCGCGCCCAGCGGCTCGCCGTCGCCGTGGCCGCCGCCCGCGGCCTCGACCCCGACCGCCCGCGCCACCTGACGCGTTCGGTGATCCTCGACGCGAACGACCGCTGAACCAGGAGGAGCCGTGCCCCTGACGACGACCGGTGCGCTGATCACCGAGGCGGCCGCCGCGCACTCCGCCGTGGCCGCGTTCAACGCCATCACCCTGGAGCACGTCGAGGCGATCGTCGCGGGCGCCGAGTCCGTCGCCGCGCCCGTGGTCGTCCAGGTCAGCGAGAACGCCGTCAAGTTCCACGACGGGGACCTGCTGCCGCTGGCCCGCGCCGCGTCCGCGGCCGCCGAGCGGGCGGCCGTGCCCGTCGCGCTCCACCTCGACCACATCCGGAGCGAGGATCTGCTGCGCCGGGCGGCCGACGCCGGCTTCAGCTCCGTGATGTACGACGCCTCCCGCCTGCCCTACCTGGACAACCTCGCCGCGACCCACGCCGCCGTTCAGTGGGCGCACGGCCAAGGGCTCTGGATCGAGGCCGAGTT encodes the following:
- a CDS encoding sugar isomerase, with amino-acid sequence MTHVEDELHSQPECWARVAADAPGHAEALPAPGERVALVGCGTSYFMARAAAGLRERAGQGETDAFPASEFPRGRAYDRVVALTRSGTTTEVLDLLGALRGRTRTTAVTADPDTPAMTAADDLVVLDFADEKSVVQTRFATTALTLLRAHLGLHPEAAVADARAALEAPLPEGLVDSAQFTFLGRGWTVGLAHEAALKMREAALAWSEAYPAMEYRHGPISITTRSTVTWMFGEAPDGLAAQVRETGATWVAGGLDPLAELVRAQRLAVAVAAARGLDPDRPRHLTRSVILDANDR
- a CDS encoding DeoR/GlpR family DNA-binding transcription regulator, which codes for MSRDERWQTLLELLVERGRLDVEEAAAELGVSAATIRRDLDGLAEQQMLVRTRGGAVVHGVSYELPLRYKTARRATEKQRIAKAVADLVAPGEAVGLTGGTTTTEVARALAVRGDLASGAPALTVVTNALNIASELAVRPQFKIVVTGGVARAQSYELVGPLADGVLDRITLDMAVLGVVALDVSHGAAAHDEAEAAVNRLLCERAERVVVAADSSKLGRRAFAWICATEAVDTLVTDSAAAPATVRRFEEAGIRVVTV